A portion of the Carya illinoinensis cultivar Pawnee chromosome 11, C.illinoinensisPawnee_v1, whole genome shotgun sequence genome contains these proteins:
- the LOC122281041 gene encoding elongation factor 2, protein MVKFTADELRRIMDYKHNIRNMSVIAHVDHGKSTLTDSLVAAAGIIAQEVAGDVRMTDTRADEAERGITIKSTGISLYYEMTDEALKSYKGERNGNEYLINLIDSPGHVDFSSEVTAALRITDGALVVVDCVEGVCVQTETVLRQALGERIRPVLTVNKMDRCFLELQVDGEEAYQTFQRVIENANVIMATYEDPLLGDVQVYPEKGTVAFSAGLHGWAFTLTNFAKMYASKFGVDEAKMMERLWGENFFDPATRKWTSKNTGSPTCKRGFVQFCYEPIKQIINICMNDQKDKLWPMLQKLGVTMKSDEKDLMGKPLMKRVMQTWLPASSALLEMMIFHLPSPSTAQKYRVENLYEGPLDDIYANAIRNCDPEGPLMLYVSKMIPASDKGRFFAFGRVFSGKVSTGLKVRIMGPNFVPGEKKDLYVKSVQRTVIWMGKKQETVEDVPCGNTVALVGLDQYITKNATLTNEKEVDAHPIRAMKFSVSPVVRVAVQCKVASDLPKLVEGLKRLAKSDPMVVCSIEESGEHIIAGAGELHLEICLKDLQDDFMGGAEIIKSDPVVSFRETVLEKSSRTVMSKSPNKHNRLYMEARPLEEGLAEAIDDGRIGPRDDPKLRSKILSEEFGWDKDLAKKIWCFGPETTGPNMVVDMCKGVQYLNEIKDSVVAGFQWASKEGALAEENMRGICFEVCDVVLHADAIHRGGGQVIPTARRVIYASQLTAKPRLLEPVYLVEIQAPEQALGGIYSVLNQKRGHVFEEIQRPGTPLYNIKAYLPVVESFGFSSTLRAATSGQAFPQCVFDHWDMMSSDPLESGSQAAQLVTDIRKRKGLKEQMTPLSEFEDKL, encoded by the exons ATG GTGAAGTTCACCGCAGATGAGCTCCGCAGGATTATGGACTACAAACACAACATCCGTAATATGTCCGTTATTGCACATGTTGATCATG gGAAGTCTACACTTACTGATTCTCTCGTGGCTGCTGCTGGCATCATTGCACAAGAAGTTGCGGGTGATGTCCGGATGACAGATACCCGTGCTGATGAGGCAGAACGCGGCATCACAATTAAATCTACTGGCATTTCTCTCTATTATGAGATGACTGATGAGGCTCTGAAGAGCTACAAGGGGGAACGGAACGGGAATGAATACCTCATCAATCTCATTGACTCTCCTGGGCACGTTGACTTCTCATCTGAGGTCACAGCTGCTCTTCGCATTACTGATGGTGCACTTGTGGTTGTTGATTGTGTTGAAGGTGTCTGTGTCCAGACAGAAACCGTGCTCAGACAGGCCTTGGGTGAAAGGATTAGGCCTGTCTTGACTGTTAACAAAATGGACAGGTGTTTCCTTGAGCTCCAGGTTGATGGAGAGGAGGCTTACCAAACATTCCAGAGGGTTATTGAGAATGCAAATGTCATCATGGCCACGTATGAAGATCCCCTCCTCGGTGATGTTCAGGTTTATCCTGAGAAGGGGACGGTTGCCTTCTCCGCTGGTTTGCATGGTTGGGCTTTTACTCTGACCAATTTTGCCAAGATGTATGCCTCCAAATTTGGAGTGGATGAGGCCAAGATGATGGAACGACTCTGGGGTGAAAACTTCTTTGATCCTGCTACAAGGAAATGGACTAGCAAGAACACTGGGTCTCCTACCTGCAAGCGTGGTTTTGTTCAGTTCTGCTATGAACCTATCAAGCAGATAATCAACATTTGCATGAATGATCAGAAGGACAAGCTGTGGCCAATGTTGCAGAAGCTTGGTGTCACCATGAAGTCAGACGAGAAGGATTTAATGGGAAAGCCATTGATGAAACGTGTCATGCAGACCTGGCTGCCAGCTAGTAGTGCCCTGTTGGAAATGATGATATTTCACCTTCCATCTCCTAGCACAGCCCAAAAGTATCGTGTTGAGAACTTGTATGAGGGTCCCCTCGATGATATTTATGCTAATGCTATCAGAAACTGTGATCCTGAGGGCCCTCTAATGCTCTATGTATCAAAAATGATTCCTGCATCTGATAAGGGTAGGTTCTTTGCCTTTGGTCGGGTGTTTTCTGGTAAGGTCTCGACTGGGCTGAAAGTTAGAATCATGGGTCCCAACTTTGTGCCCGGGGAAAAGAAGGACTTGTATGTTAAGAGTGTGCAGAGAACTGTTATCTGGATGGGGAAGAAGCAGGAAACTGTAGAGGACGTGCCTTGCGGTAACACGGTCGCCTTGGTTGGGTTGGATCAGTATATCACCAAGAATGCTACTTTGACAAATGAGAAGGAAGTTGATGCGCACCCAATCCGTGCCATGAAGTTCTCTGTATCTCCTGTCGTGCGTGTGGCTGTTCAATGCAAGGTTGCATCTGACCTTCCCAAGCTTGTTGAAGGACTGAAACGCTTGGCAAAGTCGGATCCTATGGTTGTCTGTTCTATTGAAGAGTCCGGAGAGCACATCATAGCTGGTGCTGGAGAACTCCACCTTGAGATCTGTTTGAAGGATTTGCAGGATGATTTCATGGGTGGTGCAGAGATTATCAAGTCTGATCCTGTTGTATCCTTCCGTGAGACAGTCCTTGAGAAGTCTTCCCGTACTGTGATGAGCAAGTCACCCAACAAGCACAACCGTTTGTACATGGAAGCACGTCCCTTGGAAGAGGGGCTTGCGGAGGCCATTGATGATGGCCGTATCGGTCCAAGGGATGATCCTAAACTTCGTTCCAAAATCTTGTCTGAGGAGTTTGGTTGGGATAAGGATCTTGCGAAGAAAATTTGGTGTTTTGGCCCAGAGACTACCGGCCCGAATATGGTAGTGGATATGTGTAAGGGAGTTCAGTACCTTAATGAAATTAAGGATTCTGTTGTGGCCGGGTTTCAGTGGGCTTCTAAGGAAGGTGCATTGGCTGAAGAAAACATGAGAGGCATCTGCTTTGAAGTCTGTGATGTGGTTCTTCACGCCGATGCCATCCACAGAGGTGGTGGTCAGGTCATTCCAACTGCTAGGAGGGTTATATATGCTTCCCAGCTGACTGCTAAACCCAGGCTGCTTGAACCCGTGTACTTGGTGGAGATACAAGCTCCCGAACAGGCACTTGGTGGTATATACAGTGTTCTTAACCAGAAACGTGGGCATGTGTTTGAAGAAATCCAGAGGCCTGGTACCCCTCTTTACAACATCAAGGCATACCTGCCTGTCGTTGAATCTTTCGGATTCTCAAGTACATTGAGGGCTGCAACCTCAGGGCAGGCTTTCCCCCAGTGTGTCTTCGATCACTGGGATATGATGTCATCTGATCCCTTGGAATCTGGATCACAGGCAGCGCAGCTTGTAACAGACATTCGCAAGAGGAAGGGATTGAAGGAGCAGATGACCCCACTTTCCGAGTTCGAAGACAAGCTATAA